Proteins encoded by one window of Fusarium graminearum PH-1 chromosome 1, whole genome shotgun sequence:
- a CDS encoding chitin synthase 1 has translation MAYNGRDQEYGGHALQDLPAGSSQYHLPPQENDEEQGRGLLNSGYEQDRLGARTPPDRPVSAYSLTESYAPGASSAMPGQGPTGYGDTGGSFGQFGNLDANAPFPRPDSAFDPEDSWVERQQQPQMGGGGGLGRSKTRKIKLVQGSVLSIDYPVPSAIKNAVQPQYRDAESGTEEFHKMRYTAATCDPNDFTLKNGYDLRPRMYNRHTELLIAITYYNEDKVLLARTLHHTMQNIRDIVNLKKSTFWNKGGPAWQKIVVCLVFDGIDKADKNTLDVLATVGVYQDGVIKKDVDGKETVAHIFEYTSQLSVTPNQQLIRPTNEGSQNLPPVQMIFCLKQKNTKKINSHRWLFNAFGRILNPEVCILLDAGTKPSPRSLLALWEGFYNDKDLGGACGEIHAMLGKGGKKLFNPLVAVQNFEYKISNILDKPLESSFGYVSVLPGAFSAYRFRAIMGRPLEQYFHGDHTLSKMLGKKGIDGMNIFKKNMFLAEDRILCFELVAKAGQKWHLSYIKAAKGETDVPEGAAEFISQRRRWLNGSFAATLYSLMHFGRMYKSGHNIIRMFFLHIQLIYTTLNTMFAWFSLGSYWLTTSVIMDLVGKPNATSGVHAWPFGDTGTPIVNALLQYLYLAFVMLQFILALGNRPKGSKFTYIASFMVFGLIQGYILVLSAYLVVRAFDTPIGDQISFASTDAFLNSFFGGSSAGGVILVALITIYGLNFIASFMYLDPWHMFHSFPYYLVLMSTYINILMVYAFNNWHDVSWGTKGSDKAEALPSAHVTKGEKNEVVVEEVEKEQEDIDSQFEQTVRRALAPFKEEEEVEKADVEDGYKSFRTGLVVCWLFGNILLIVCITSTNFDNLGWGEPATERKAHYFQFLLYATAVLSLVRFFGFLWFLGRTGIMCCFSRN, from the exons atggcgtACAATGGCCGTGACCAGGAGTATGGAGGCCATGCCCTCCAGGACCTTCCTGCTGGCAGTAGC CAGTACCATCTTCCCCCTCAAGAGAATGATGAGGAGCAGGGCCGTGGCCTTTTGAACTCGGGCTACGAACAAGATCGACTCGGCGCCCGAACTCCTCCCGACCGCCCTGTCTCTGCTTACAGTCTTACTGAGTCCTATGCCCCTGGTGCTTCGTCCGCCATGCCCGGCCAGGGACCTACTGGATATGGCGACACTGGTGGCAGCTTCGGCCAGTTTGGAAACCTGGATGCCAATGCTCCTTTCCCTCGCCCCGACTCTGCCTTTGATCCTGAGGACAGCTGGGTTGAGCGTCAGCAGCAGCCCCAGAtgggtggtggcggcggccTTGGTCGTTCAAAGACCCGAAAGATCAAGCTGGTTCAGGGTTCAGTCCTGAGCATTGATTACCCCGTTCCCAGTGCCATCAAGAACGCTGTTCAGCCTCAATACCGTGATGCCGAGAGTGGCACTGAGGAATTCCACAAGATGCGATACACCGCTGCCACATGTGATCCCAACGACTTCACCCTCAAGAACGGTTACGATTTGCGGCCTCGCATGTACAACCGACACACTGAGCTGCTTATTGCCATTACATACTATAACGAAGACAAGGTTCTGCTTGCCCGAACCCTGCATCACACTATGCAGAACATCCGCGATATCGTCAACCTGAAGAAGTCGACTTTCTGGAACAAGGGTGGCCCTGCTTGGCAGAAGATCGTTGTCTGCTTGGTTTTCGACGGTATTGATAAGGCTGACAAGAACACCCTTGATGTACTTGCCACCGTAGGTGTTTACCAGGATggtgtcatcaagaaggatgtcgacGGCAAGGAGACCGTTGCCCACATCTTCGAATACACCTCCCAACTTTCCGTCACCCCCAACCAGCAGCTCATCCGACCTACAAACGAGGGTTCCCAGAACCTGCCACCAGTTCAGATGATCTTCTGTttgaagcagaagaacaccaagaagatcaactcTCATCGATGGTTGTTCAACGCCTTCGGTCGTATCCTGAACCCTGAGGTGTGTATTCTGCTTGATGCGGGTACCAAGCCCAGTCCCCGATCGCTCCTTGCTCTTTGGGAGGGTTTCTACAACGACAAGgatcttggtggtgcttgtgGTGAAATTCACGCCATGTTGGGTAAGGGCGGCAAGAAGCTGTTCAACCCCCTCGTTGCTGTCCAGAACTTCGAGTACAAGATCTCCAACATTCTCGACAAGCCTCTTGAGTCATCTTTCGGTTACGTTAGTGTGTTGCCCGGTGCCTTCTCTGCTTATCGATTCCGTGCGATCATGGGTCGTCCTCTGGAGCAATATTTCCATGGTGATCATACTTTGTCTAAGATGCTTGGTAAGAAGGGTATCGACGGTATGAACAttttcaagaagaacatgttCTTGGCTGAGGATCGTATTCTGTGTTTCGAGCTGGtcgccaaggctggccaGAAGTGGCATTTGTCTTAtatcaaggctgccaagggtGAAACCGATGTTCCCGAAGGTGCCGCTGAATTCATCAGTCAGCGTCGTCGTTGGCTCAACGGTTCGTTCGCTGCCACTCTGTACTCGCTGATGCACTTCGGTCGAATGTACAAGTCGGGTCATAACATCATCCGCATGTTCTTCCTTCACATTCAGCTCATCTACACGACTCTCAACACTATGTTTGCTTGGTTCTCTCTCGGTTCTTACTGGCTTACAACATCCGTCATTATGGATCTTGTGGGTAAACCTAATGCTACCTCTGGAGTTCACGCTTGGCCATTCGGTGACACAGGTACTCCCATCGTCAACGCTCTGCTCCAATACCTCTACCTGGCCTTTGTTATGCTCCAGTTCATTCTGGCTCTGGGTAACAGACCCAAGGGTTCAAAGTTTACTTATATCGCTTCGTTCATGGTCTTCGGTCTCATCCAGGGTTACATCCTGGTTCTGTCCGCTTACCTGGTCGTTCGTGCTTTTGACACACCTATTGGAGACCAGATCTCGTTTGCTTCGACCGACGCTTTCCTGAACAGTTTCTTCGGTGGTTCAAGCGCTGGTGGTGTTATTCTGGTCGCTCTTATTACCATTTACGGATTGAACTTTATTGCCTCATTCATGTACCTCGACCCTTGGCACATGTTCCACTCCTTCCCTTACTACCTGGTTCTCATGTCAACTtacatcaacattctcatgGTCTACGCGTTCAACAACTGGCACGATGTTTCTTGGGGTACCAAGGGTTCCGACAAGGCCGAGGCACTTCCCTCTGCCCACGTCAccaagggagagaagaacgaggttgtcgtcgaggaagtcgagaaggagcaggaggatATTGACAGTCAGTTTGAGCAAACAGTCCGCCGTGCTCTTGCTCCTttcaaggaagaggaggaggtcgAGAAGGCCGATGTCGAGGATGGTTACAAGTCTTTCCGAACTGGTCTCGTCGTCTGCTGGTTGTTTGGAaacattcttctcattgtTTGCAttaccagcaccaacttTGATAACCTTGGATGGGGT GAACCTGCCACAGAACGAAAGGCGCATTACTTCCAGTTCCTTCTGTACGCTACTGCCGTGCTCTCGCTTGTTCGTTTCTTCGGTTTCTTGTGGTTCCTCGGCAGGACTGGTATCATGTGCTGTTTCTCAAGAAATTAA
- a CDS encoding NEDD8-conjugating enzyme Ubc12 yields MLKIWSMKKEQKDAENAEGQASGGKKKKVTAAQLRVQKDLSELSLGSTMKTEFPDPDDILNFVLTIDPDEGMYRSGRFTFDFAINQNFPHEPPKVRCREKIYHPNIDLEGKVCLNILREDWKPVLNLNAVIVGLQFLFLEPNASDPLNKEAAEDLRNNREGFKRNVRTAMGGGVVKGTNYDRVLK; encoded by the exons ATGTTGAAGATATGGTCTATG AAAAAGGAGCAGAAGGATGCGGAAAATGCTGAAGGTCAAGCTTCTggtggcaagaagaagaaggtgacCGCTGCTCAGTTGCGCGTGCAAAAGG ATCTTTCAGAACTTTCCCTCGGCTCGACGATGAAAACAGAGTTCCCCGACCCTGACGATATCCTCAACTTTGTCCTCACAATTGACCCCGACGAGGGCATGTACCGAAGCGGTCGATTCACATTCGACTTTGCCATTAACCAGAACTTCCCACACGAACCTCCCAAGGTTCGATGCCGAGAAAAGATTTACCATCCCAACATCGaccttgagggcaaggtGTGCCTAAACATTCTGCGAGAGGACTGGAAGCCTGTGTTGAACTTGAACGCAGTGATTGTTGGCCTACAG ttccttttccttgaaCCAAACGCATCGGACCCGCTGAACAAGGAGGCAGCTGAGGACCTACGAAACAACCGGGAAGGCTTCAAGCGCAATGTGAGGACTGCTATGGGTGGCGGAGTGGTTAAGGGCACGAATTACGACAGGGTCCTCAAATAG
- a CDS encoding ketol-acid reductoisomerase, whose amino-acid sequence MASRNLSKALRGPARQLASAPRVQQRTFVSAARAAVRAGAVARPVASGPIQQQIRGVKTMDFAGHKEDVYERADWPQEKLLEYFKNDTLALIGYGSQGHGQGLNLRDNGLNVIVGVRKNGKSWKDAEQDGWVAGKNLFDVDEAIGRGTIVMNLLSDAAQSETWPAIKPQLVKGKTLYFSHGFSPVFKDLTKVEVPTDIDVILCAPKGSGRTVRSLFREGRGINSSFAVYQDVTGKAEEKAIALGVAIGSGYLYKTTFEKEVYSDLYGERGCLMGGIHGMFLAQYEVLRERGHSPSEAFNETVEEATQSLYPLIGANGMDWMYEACSTTARRGAIDWSPKFKDALKPVFNSLYDAVKDGSETKRSLEYNSQPDYREKYEAEMKEIRELEIWRAGKAVRSLRPENQK is encoded by the exons atggcttctcGCAACCTCTCCAAGGCCCTCCGTGGCCCTGCCCGCCAGCTGGCTTCGGCTCCCCGTGTTCAGCAGCGAACTTTTGTATCTGCTGCTCGCGCTGCTGTCCGTGCCGGTGCTGTTGCCCGACCCGTTGCTTCTGGTCCTATCCAGCAGCAGATCCGTGGTGTCAAGACCATGGACTTTGCCGGCCACAAGGAGGACGTCTATG AGCGTGCCGACTGGCCCCAAGAGAAGCTCCTTGAGTACTTCAAGAACGACACTCTGGCCCTCATTGGTTACGGCTCTCAGGGTCACGGCCAGGGTCTTAACCTCCGTGACAACGGCCTCAACGTTATTGTTGGTGTCCGAAAGAACGGAAAGTCCTGGAAGGACGCTGAGCAGGATGGCTGGGTTGCCGGCAAGAACCTGTTCGATGTCGACGAGGCCATCGGCCGTGGTACCATTGTCATGAACCTTCTCTCCGATGCTGCCCAGTCTGAGACCTGGCCCGCCATCAAGCCCCAGctcgtcaagggcaag ACCCTTTACTTCTCCCACGGTTTCTCCCCCGTCTTCAAGGACCtcaccaaggtcgaggttcCCACCGACATCGACGTCATCCTCTGTGCCCCCAAGGGCTCTGGCCGAACCGTCCGATCCCTCTTCCGTGAGGGCCGTGGTATCAACTCCTCTTTCGCCGTCTACCAGGACGTCActggcaaggctgaggagaaggccATCGCTCTTGGTGTCGCCATCGGCTCCGGCTACCTCTACAAGACCACctttgagaaggaggtcTACTCCGACCTCTACGGTGAGCGTGGCTGCCTCATGGGTGGTATCCACGGTATGTTCCTTGCCCAGTACGAGGTTCTCCGTGAGCGTGGCCACTCCCCCAGCGAGGCCTTCAACGAGACCGTCGAGGAGGCTACCCAGTCCCTCTACCCTCTCATCGGTGCCAACGGCATGGACTGGATGTACGAGGCTTGCTCCACCACTGCCCGTCGTGGTGCCATCGACTGGAGccccaagttcaaggatGCTCTGAAGCCCGTCTTCAACTCCCTCTACGACGCCGTCAAGGATGGTTCCGAGACCAAGCGATCTCTCGAGTACAACAGCCAGCCTGACTACCGTGAGAAGTacgaggccgagatgaaggagatccGCGAGCTCGAGATCTGGCGCGCCGGCAAGGCTGTCCGCAGCCTCCGACCCGAGAACCAGAAGTAA
- a CDS encoding gamma-glutamyl phosphate reductase: MSLTNASPEAVASAAKTASFTLATLPASERNNALEAIHAALTASKDDILAANAKDLELAKKAAAEGGLSQALVSRLDLGKKGKWEDMLKGILDVRDLNDPVGQIQMRTKLDDDLMMERVSCPIGVLLIIFEARPEVIANIASLAIKSGNAAILKGGKESTESFVAISKVISSALETTKVPNSAIQLVTTRDAIAELLAQDRYIDLVIPRGSNELVRYIKESTKIPVLGHADGLCHIYLTASADKEKAITAIVDSKTSYPAACNAVETLLVQESALNSVFPGVASALAAKGVSLRVDEASKAAITSLSLEGVQDATTQDYDTEHLSLTIGVKTVSSIDEAITHINTHGSHHTDAIMTSDSAEAERFMNEVDSAGVYWNAATRLADGMRYGFGTEVGISTNKIHSRGPVGLDGLTIYKYKIRGDYQATADYGDGEGKKPWKHEKLSL; encoded by the exons ATGTCTCTTACAAATGCCTCTCCAGAGGCTGTTGCCAGCGCCGCAAAGACAGCATCCTTCACTCTCGCCACTCTCCCGGCATCGGAGCGTAACAATGCCCTCGAAGCCATTCACGCTGCTCTGACAGCCTCAAAAGACGACATCCTTGCTGCCAACGCAaaagatcttgagcttgcgaAAAAGGCTGCCGCTGAGGGAGGTCTCAGTCAAGCTCTTGTCTCGCGATTGGATTTggggaagaagggaaaatGGGAGGATATGCTCAAGGGAATCTTGGATGTGAGGGATCTCAACGACCCTG TTGGCCAAATCCAGATGAGAAcaaagcttgatgatgatctcatgATGGAGCGTGTCTCATGCCCCATTGgtgttcttctcatcatcttcgagGCCCGTCCCGAGGTCATCGCCAACATTGCTTCACTTGCCATCAAGTCTGGCAACGCTGCCATTCTCAAGG GCGGAAAGGAATCCACAGAATCCTTCGTCGCCATCTCAAAGGTCATCTCATCAGCCCTCGAGACCACAAAGGTCCCCAACTCAGCCATCCAGCTCGTCACAACCCGCGATGCCATCGCCGAGCTTCTCGCCCAGGACCGCTacattgaccttgtcattCCCCGCGGCTCAAATGAGCTGGTCCGCTACATCAAAGAGTCTACCAAGATTCCCGTCCTTGGCCACGCCGATGGTCTCTGCCACATCTACCTGACGGCTTCGGccgacaaggaaaaggccatCACTGCCATTGTTGATTCCAAGACTAGCTACCCCGCTGCCTGCAACGCCGTCGAGACTCTTCTTGTGCAAGAGTCCGCTCTAAACTCTGTCTTCCCCGGTGTTGCTTCCGCTCTTGCTGCCAAGGGCGTTTCCCTCCGCGTTGACGAAGCCAGCAAGGCTGCCATTACCTCTCTGTCATTAGAAGGTGTCCAGGATGCCACCACTCAAGACTACGATACCGAGCATCTCTCTCTTACTATTGGTGTTAAGACTGTCTCCTCCATTGATGAGGCCATCACTCACATCAACACTCACGGCTCACACCACAccgatgccatcatgacttctgATTCTGCCGAGGCTGAGCGTTTCATGAACGAGGTTGACTCTGCTGGTGTGTACTGGAACGCTGCCACTCGTCTTGCCGATGGTATGCGATATGGCTTCGGCACCGAGGTCGGTATCAGCACAAACAAGATTCACTCTCGTGGTCCTGTCGGTCTTGATGGTCTCACCATCTACAAGTACAAGATCAGGGGCGATTATCAAGCAACAGCCGACTATGGAGATGGCGAAGGAAAGAAACCTTGGAAGCACGAGAAGTTGTCCCTCTGA